In one Nitrospirota bacterium genomic region, the following are encoded:
- a CDS encoding propionyl-CoA synthetase, with the protein MGKYYDLFQKSIKDPEGFWGQAAEAVTWSRKWDRVLDDSKKPFYRWFAGAELNTCFNALDRHVMAGRADQAALIYDSPVTGTIRKYTYRELLDLVSRFAGALAGLGVRKGDTVIIYMPMIPQAVISMLACARLGAVHSVVFGGFAPHELAIRIDDAKPKVIVTASGAIEGKKTLEYKPMLDKAIEEASHAPKHCVIFQRPFVKASLNPGRDHDWEDLMAKAVPVECTMVKATDPLYILYTSGTTGKPKGVVRDNGGHAVALRWSMRHIYGVQPGDVYWAASDVGWVVGHSYIVYGPLLHGCTTVLYEGKPVGTPDAGAFWRVISEHNVKVLFTAPTAFRAIKKEDPKGEFIKKFDLSGFKYLFLAGERLDPDTYHWAHDLLKKPVIDHWWQTESGWPITANCMGIEPFPIKPGSSTMPVPGFNVMILDSDGKPAGPKSTGLVTIKLPLPPGTLPTLWQADQRFLESYLKVYPGYYYTSDGGYIDEDGYVFIMGRVDDVINVAGHRLSTGEMEEVVSTHQSIAECAVIGVHDDLKGQVPVGLCVLKAGADRAEEDIQKDLAKMIRDTIGPIASYKETCVVKRLPKTRSGKILRGTMRKIADSEPYLMPSTIDDPTTLNEIEEALKKVGYAKKQ; encoded by the coding sequence ATGGGGAAGTATTACGATCTGTTTCAGAAGAGCATCAAGGATCCCGAGGGTTTCTGGGGCCAGGCCGCGGAGGCCGTGACCTGGAGCAGGAAATGGGACAGGGTCCTCGATGATTCGAAAAAGCCGTTCTACCGGTGGTTCGCGGGCGCGGAGCTGAACACCTGCTTCAACGCGCTCGACCGCCACGTCATGGCGGGCAGGGCGGACCAGGCCGCGCTCATCTACGACAGCCCCGTGACCGGCACGATCAGGAAGTACACCTACCGGGAGCTGCTCGACCTGGTCTCCCGCTTCGCCGGCGCGCTTGCAGGCCTCGGCGTCCGGAAGGGCGACACGGTCATCATCTACATGCCGATGATCCCGCAGGCGGTCATCTCCATGCTCGCCTGCGCGCGGCTCGGCGCTGTCCACTCCGTGGTCTTCGGCGGGTTCGCGCCCCACGAGCTGGCGATCAGGATCGACGACGCGAAGCCGAAGGTGATCGTCACCGCCTCGGGCGCCATCGAAGGGAAGAAAACGCTGGAATACAAGCCCATGCTCGACAAGGCGATCGAAGAGGCATCGCACGCTCCCAAGCATTGCGTGATCTTCCAGCGCCCCTTCGTGAAGGCATCTCTCAATCCCGGCCGCGACCACGACTGGGAGGATCTCATGGCAAAGGCCGTGCCCGTCGAGTGCACGATGGTAAAGGCGACGGACCCGCTCTACATCCTGTACACGTCGGGGACCACCGGAAAGCCGAAGGGCGTGGTGCGCGACAACGGCGGCCATGCCGTTGCGCTCCGCTGGAGCATGCGCCACATCTACGGGGTCCAGCCCGGCGACGTGTACTGGGCGGCATCGGACGTGGGATGGGTCGTGGGCCACTCCTATATCGTCTACGGCCCGCTCCTCCACGGGTGCACGACGGTCCTGTACGAGGGCAAGCCGGTCGGGACACCCGATGCCGGGGCGTTCTGGCGCGTCATCTCCGAGCACAACGTCAAGGTCCTGTTCACGGCTCCCACGGCGTTCCGGGCCATCAAGAAGGAAGATCCAAAGGGCGAGTTCATCAAAAAGTTCGACCTCTCGGGCTTCAAGTATCTCTTCCTTGCCGGAGAGCGGCTCGATCCGGACACCTACCACTGGGCGCACGATCTCCTGAAGAAACCGGTCATCGACCACTGGTGGCAGACCGAGTCGGGCTGGCCCATCACCGCGAACTGCATGGGCATCGAGCCCTTCCCCATCAAACCGGGCTCTTCCACCATGCCGGTGCCGGGCTTCAACGTCATGATCCTCGACTCCGATGGCAAGCCGGCTGGGCCGAAGTCGACGGGCCTCGTCACGATCAAGCTTCCCCTCCCCCCGGGCACGCTGCCCACGCTCTGGCAGGCGGACCAGCGTTTTCTCGAGTCCTATCTCAAGGTCTACCCGGGCTACTACTATACGAGTGACGGGGGGTATATCGACGAGGATGGGTACGTCTTCATCATGGGCCGCGTGGACGACGTGATCAATGTTGCGGGCCACCGGCTGTCCACGGGCGAGATGGAGGAGGTTGTCTCGACGCACCAGTCCATCGCCGAGTGCGCGGTCATCGGCGTGCACGACGACCTGAAGGGACAGGTGCCGGTCGGTCTCTGCGTGCTGAAGGCGGGCGCGGACCGCGCCGAAGAGGATATCCAAAAGGACCTCGCGAAGATGATCCGCGACACCATCGGCCCCATCGCCTCGTACAAGGAGACCTGCGTGGTGAAGCGCCTTCCCAAGACCCGTTCCGGGAAGATCCTGCGCGGCACCATGCGGAAGATCGCGGACAGCGAACCTTACCTCATGCCGTCCACCATCGACGATCCGACAACTCTGAACGAGATCGAAGAGGCGCTGAAGAAGGTCGGGTATGCGAAGAAGCAGTGA